In Dreissena polymorpha isolate Duluth1 unplaced genomic scaffold, UMN_Dpol_1.0 chrUn113, whole genome shotgun sequence, one genomic interval encodes:
- the LOC127864098 gene encoding G-protein coupled receptor 161-like, protein MSTSPFNETTPLSVLALTSEYNDVTTASKVIETIVMILIMIITTVGNVCLWVVVLRSRALRTLTSMFILGLSTADILVGVVNMPITVYTIIKGRWEFSHSACVVFGFLNMITLVTSVLSLCNISINRYVMVCYPQMFKHIYTVKNAVSMVIGVVIFSILLSLPPLIGWSEYVYTPSHSFCFADWQNHMSYAFFMIGCCFGIPFTVMSVCNVFILRTVRASRLRTGNLRQKTHRQDQNSTLRDRFMISK, encoded by the exons ATGTCCACGTCACCATTCAATGAAACAACACCGCTCTCAGTTCTCGCGCTGACTTCAGAGTACAATGACGTCACGACGGCATCGAAAGTGATAGAAACCATTGTGATGATCTTGATCATGATCATAACGACTGTCGGTAACGTGTGTCTCTGGGTGGTCGTGCTGAGGTCAAGGGCCCTGAGGACTTTGACCAGCATGTTCATCCTTGGATTGTCCACTGCAG ATATCCTCGTGGGCGTGGTGAACATGCCCATCACGGTCTACACAATAATAAAGGGTCGCTGGGAGTTTTCGCACAGCGCATGTGTAGTCTTCGGCTTCCTGAACATGATCACCTTGGTTACCAGCGTCCTGTCGCTTTGCAACATTTCTATAAATAGATATGTCATGGTGTGTTATCCACAGATGTTCAAGCATATTTACACGGTCAAAAACGCTGTTTCCATGGTAATAG GTGTTGTTATATTTTCGATTCTACTCTCCCTGCCGCCTCTGATTGGTTGGTCTGAATATGTATACACGCCCTCGCATTCGTTCTGTTTCGCTGATTGGCAGAACCACATGTCCTACGCGTTCTTCATGATTGGGTGTTGCTTCGGGATTCCTTTCACAGTCATGTCAGTTTGCAATGTGTTCATTTTGAGAACTGTGAGGGCGAGCAGACTTCGA ACTGGAAACCTGCGTCAGAAAACACACCGCCAGGACCAGAATTCAACGCTCAGGGACCGGTTTATGATAAGCAAATGA